The genomic region CAATCATGACGCGAACCATAGGGTGTGGTAAAGTCAGAGGTGATAATGACCATTTTTGCTCAGATGCTTTAATGCATGCTGGGGCTAAGCCTTCAGGGCCGCCAACCAACAAAGCGACATCACGACCATCCATTTGCCAGCCGTGTAATTGTTTGGCAAGTTGTGGCGTCGTCCATGGCTTACCTTCTACCTCTAGGGTAACAATGCGAGCGCCTTTAGGAACGGCAGCTAAGGTCTGTTCACCTTCTTTTTCTAGGATGCGGGCGATATCGGCATTTTTACCACGTTTACCTGGTGTGATTTCCACCAATTCAAAGGTTAAATCGCGAGGAAAACGGCGGGCATACTCATTAAATCCTTCCGTTATCCATTTTGGCATTTTGTTACCAACGGCAATTAAGGTTAAACGCATAATGACTAATGCTCGGACCAAAGTTTTTCAAGTTGATAAAAGTCGCGACATTCATCGGTCATTACATGGACTACGACATCGCCTAAATCGAGTAGACACCACTCACCAACATCACCACCTTCAAGACCTAAGGTGTCAACATCAGTCTGTTTGATTTCGGTATGTAGGTTGTCGACAATTGATTTTACATGGCGGGTAGAGTTACCAGAGCAAATGACCATATAATCGGTGAAACTGGCACGTTCTTCGACATCAAGTGTGACAATGTCACGGGCTTTCATGTTTTCAAGTTGTTCAATAACAAATTCGACAAGTTGTTGGCTTTGCAAGCTACTTCCTTATTGGGGTTATTAATAGTGATATAAGCGACAGCTGATGGCAGGAAAATAATTAGGCGCCTAAAGATCAAGCTAAGTCGCTCAAAGAATCACTATTCTAGCTCGAACATAGCGTAAATAACAGTACTTATTTAGCGCTGATATAGCTGATTTTGCTCGATGTAATCGGCAATATAAGAGGGCAAAAAGCGCTGACAATTTTGCTTTTGTAGAAGTTGTTGGCGAATTTGTGTTGAAGAGATATCAACTTGACGAGTCTCCACCATTAATATTTGTCCAGCTGCAAGGTGGTTAACATCGTTTATATTGCGGGTTATGCGATGTTTTATTGTCTCGTCAACATGCAGGCTGTTATATCCTGGGCGAGTACTGACCACGAAATGACAGAGTGTAAATAACTCGTCAATTTGATACCACGTATGCAAGCTTAATAGAGAATCGGTACCAATAAAGAAAAACAATTGTGCAGTTGGGTATTGTTGCTTGAGCTCTTTAATGGAGTTAACGGTATATGAAGGCTCATGGCGTTGTAATTCTCTCGCGTCAACGACAAATAATGGATTTTGCTCAGCGACCAGTCGAGTCATTTGTAATCGTTGCTCAGCATTGGCATGGGTTGATGATTTATGAGGGGGCAAATGCGCTGGCATTAATAACACATGGCTGAGTGTGAGCGCATTGGCTAAATCTTCACAAGGAAGAATATGCCCTAAATGAATCGGATCGAAGGTACCACCAAAAATGCCAAGACGCTGAGCTCCTAATGTTTCGTTTAGATTGCTGGTCATTAGGCTATGTATTCGTAGTCCAGTGGCAGGGTTTGTGTAGCGTGACCATGATACAAACTAATGCAAACATCACTTAGCAAGATAAATACATCGAAGTCACTGGCGGTTTTACTGATTAAATCGACTTGCGCAAGGCGCATTTTCGCATGCTTAATGTTAGCTAGCGTCATTGTTGCTAATGCGTGTTGATAAAGAGGCTTTTTCTTATCCCAAACTTTAAATTGTTTAAACACATCGCCTTGCTGGGCACCAGATTTTAGCATGAGATGCATTTTTTCCAGTTCGGTGATTTGTCGATGTAAAACCCAAATAAGTTGCTGCGCCGCTATACCTTCGTGTTTCATCTGCGTTAGCATGTCTTGAATTTGACTGAGTTGGCCAGCAAGCAATGCATCGGTTAATTGAAACGGCGTAAATTTGGCTTGGCGGATCAGTAATTGTTCGAGCGCATCAACATCAAGGTAGTGTTGTCCATAGAGCAATGCTAATTTTTCTAATTCTTGTGCCAGAGCAGGGGTGTTGCCAGCAAAAAAGTCAATGAGCATGCGCTGCGCATCGTGACTCATTTTGATATTTAAGCGCTGGCATTGTTGATTTAACCAAATGCTCAGGCCTTTGCCTTCTAATTCATATACTGGAATATAGGTGCCAGCTTGCTCAATGGCTTTAAACCATTTTTTTCGAGCGGTAGCGCTATCGAGTTTGCCACCGTGGACAATCAACAAGACATCAGTTTGCTGCGCTTTTTGCAATGTAGCAATATCGATTAAGATATTGCTCGCTTTATCATCGAGCTTAGCTGAGCCAAGATCAATCTCAATAATACGTAAGCTAGCAAACAGGCTTAAGCTTTGAAACTCGGCCATAACATCGGCAAAGTCAAAGCTTTCCTCAACGCTAAAGCGGATCAGTTCATCGTAGCCTTGCTGCTTGGCGACTTGCTTAATTTGTGCAAGGGCATCATTTTTTTGCCAAGGTTCATCACCAAAAATAGCAAAGGTATTCGCCAGAGATTGACTTAATTGTTTGCTTAATTGACTGTGATATATACGCATGGCAACCGTACTACCCGTTTAGCTTGATACTGGCTAAATCGCGCAGAATTTTATCGGCGGCAGCAACACGCATTTCTTTACGCAACAGGTTTAACTCACGTGTCTTTGCTAAAGCGCGGTTCGGATCGTCTTGATAACTGCGGGTGATATTAAAGTCATAATACTGACGTTCTTGTTCGTTAATCATTACTTCATAACGCACGGTATAGGTCAGTTCATACTCAGCAACTTGGCCGTTTTCAAACAAGCTCAGGGTTCGACGATTAAGACTATCTTTAAGAATACGTAAATGAGGTACATCATCCGTTACCGATTTAATAATGGTTATATCGTTTACGGTAAGGTGTTGCTTCACAACGCGGGTTAGTTCGCCATGGGGATCTTGCGAGCTAACGTACATGGTTTGTAAGCGCTCGGGGATTAAATAATCGCCTCGCAATTTAAAGCCGCAAGCGGTTAGCAAACTGACCATCAGCATAGCGCTGATGGTCAGTTTTAAGTGCTTGGTAAAATGTGTTGTTAACAGCATTAATTAGCCACAATATTAACCAGTTTGCCCGGTACGTAGATGACCTTGCGAATGGTTTTTCCGTCGGTAAATTTAACTACATTCTCATCATTAAGAGCCTGTTTTTCAACATCTTCTTGAGAAGCAGTGCTAGATACTGTGATTTTAGCACGTAATTTACCGTTTACTTGTACGATGACCAGTTTTTCATCTTCAACAAGCGCGCTTTGGTCTACTTGTGGCCATGCCGCATCTTCAACTTCACTGTTGTCACCAACAATTGCCCATAGTTCATGGCCTAAGTGTGGCGTGATAGGGGTAAGCATTAATACTAAGGCTTGTACCGCTTCTTTCATTACTGCACGGTCAGCATCTGACTCCATCTTAGCCTTAGCTAAGGTGTTCATCAGCTCCATAATCGCAGCAATGGCAGTATTGAACGTGTTACGACGACCAATATCATCACTCACTTTGGCGATGGTTTTGTGTAGTTCACGACGCAAGTGTTTATGTGCAGACTCTAGAGTCACATCGCTTAATGCTGGCGCATCACCAGATTCCACAAAATCGTGAACCAATTTCCACACGCGTTTTAAGAAACGATGCGCACCCTCAACACCTGAGTCAGACCATTCAAGCGTTTGCTCTGGTGGTGAGGTGAACATGATGAATAAGCGCACAGTATCAGCACCGTACATCTCAATAACTTGTTGCGGGTCGATACCGTTGTTTTTCGACTTACTCATTTTACTCATGCCAGCAGAAATAACCGGCTCGCCGTCAAGTTTAGAAATAGCTTTTGTGACTTGGCCTTTTTCATTGCGCTCAACGTCAACGTCGGTCGGTGAAATCCAAGTTTGTGCGCCATTTGCTTCTTCACGGTAGTAAGTATCAGCAAGCACCATACCTTGACATAACAAGCTCTTAAATGGCTCATCAGATTCTACTAGACCTACATCACGTAATAGTTTGTGGAAAAAGCGCGAGTACAATAAGTGCAAAATCGCGTGCTCAATACCACCAATGTATTGATCTACCGGTAGCCAGTAGTTGGCTTTGGCAGGATCTAACATCACATCAGTGCTCTCTGGCGAACAGTAACGTGCGTAATACCAAGACGATTCCATGAAGGTATCAAAGGTATCGGTTTCATGTAACGCAGGTTGACCATTGTAGGTGGTTTTTGCCCACTCAGGATCCGCTTTAATCGGCGATGTTACGCCGTCCATAACCACGTCTTCAGGTAACTCAACCGGCAGCATATCTTCTGGTACCGGCACTGACTCGCCGTTTTCTAAGGTTAGCATTGGGATTGGTGTACCCCAGTAACGCTGACGAGAAACACCCCAGTCACGTAAACGGTAATTTACCGTCACTTTACCTTTGCCTAGCGTCACTAATTTGTCGCTGATGGCTTTAAACGCAGCATCAAAGTCTAAACCGTCGAACTCATCTGAGTTAACCAAAGTGTTTTTCTCTACGATAGCAGCGGTTTCAATGTCATCGCCTTCTTGTGCAGCGATAACTTGCTTGATTGCTAAGCCATATTTTTTCGCGAACTCATAGTCACGTTGGTCATGACCAGGAACCGACATGACTGCGCCTGAGCCGTAATCCATTAACACAAAGTTCGCTGCCCATACAGGTACTTGTTCGCCTGTTAATGGGTGAATGGCTTTAAGACCGGTATCGACACCACGTTTTTCCATGGTCGCCATTTCGGCTTCGGTTGCTTGGTTATTTTTGCATTCTTCGATAAAGGCCGTTAATTCAGCATTACCTTCAGCTGCTTTTAATACCAATGGATGTTGTGCAGCAAGCGCTACGTAAGTCACACCCATAACGGTGTCTGGACGTGTGGTGTAGATATCAAACGCTTCATCGCTGTCAGCAACGGTGAAGGTCATTTCAACACCTTCCGAGCGACCAATCCAGTTACGCTGCATGGTCTTAACTTGCTCAGGCCAGCCGTCAAGCTTGTCGATGTCGTTTAATAGCTCTTCTGCGTAATCCGTGATTTTAATGAACCATTGTGGAATTTCTTTTTTCTCAACAATGGCACCTGAACGCCAGCCGCGACCATCGATAACTTGTTCGTTAGCAAGTACCGTTTGGTCAACCGGATCCCAGTTAACGGTTGCATTTTTCTTGTACACTAAGCCTTTTTCATAAAGCTTAGTGAAGAACCATTGCTCCCAACGGTAGTATTCTTTTTTACAGGTAGCGAATTCACGATCCCAATCGTAAGCAAAGCCTAACGACTTAAGTTGGTTACGCATGTAATCAATGTTTTCGTACGTCCATGCGGCAGGCGCAGCCTTATTTTTGATTGCTGCGTTTTCTGCTGGTAAGCCAAATGCATCCCAACCCATTGGTTGCATTACATTTTTACCTTGTAAGCGTTGGTAACGACTGATCACGTCGCCTAGCGTGTAGTTACGCACATGGCCCATGTGCAAACGACCGCTTGGGTACGGGAACATCGATAAGCAGTAGAACTTTTCTTTGCCTTCGATTTCTTGTGCTTTAAAGGTTTTCTTTTCCATCCAACGTTGTTGGATTTTGCTCTCAATGGATTGAGGATTATAAATGGCTTCCATTAATATCTTCTCGGTTAACTGTTTCTGCGCGCCTTTTTATTGCCTTTTATGGTGAGCCTAGGGGTGGCCTAGGAGAGGCATAGGGCAGGCGCAATATTCCAAAATATGGCAGCAATATTACCTTATTTCAGCGCTGCCTAACAACGCTTTCTTCCGTCTATACTTAAAATAACGACATTTTTACAGAGTTTGCACTATGACCGAACAAAATCAACAATATCAAGGTGTCTTCGACCGTTTGTCAGCTTGGCTTGATAAAGCGGCTCCCGATGAAATGCATAGTATTCGCCAGTGGGTGAATAAAGCGGAGGAGTTTATTGATGCCGCAGCCGATGTGTCAGTAAATGAGTATCAACTGAGTGTCGATAGTTTTAAAAATGATCTGCTCGGTTTTTACCGACATTACCAACAAGATGCCGAAGAATCTTTATATCTAGATGCTGTGCAAGAGGGCATGTGGCAACATCTTGCTAATATGACCGATACCACACAGGTCGAATGGCAAGAATTTCTTGATGATATTGACCATGACGGTGTGTATCGCAGCGGTGATGTGATTGGTTTTGGGCGATTAAGCTGTAATGGTTGTGGCCGAGTGGTTGATATTACTCACGCATCAACCGTGATTGATTGCCCTAAGTGCGGTCATAATACGTATTCAAGACAACTGTTTAAGCGCAATGTTTAACGGTACAACAGAGATAACGGTACAACTTCAAAAGCAAAGCCAAGTTATTAACTTGGCTTTGTATGTTATCAGGCTTTTGGTTCAGAGCTTATATATGGCCCTGGTTAAGGCTAAAGCGATAACCTTTATTCTACCGCATTACCATCGGCATCAAGATAGGTGATATCTTGGTAACCCAGTGACTTGATCTTATCTTCAATTTTGCTGCGATCACCAACCACTACCCAAGTTATTTTATCTTCATGTAAAGTGTCTTTGGCCGCTTGCGCTATTTGTGCTTTGCTAAGCGCCCTGACGCTTTGTGGATATTGTTGCCAGTAGTTATCAGGATAGCCAAACTGTACCATCTCAACCAATGACCCTAGCACTGCGTCGTACGTTTCCCAACGCCCTGGTAGGGTGAGTACTCGCTTATCTTTGGCGCGCGTAACTTCTTCATCGCTTGGTGGGCGTGCACCTTGAATGTCGGTAAACTCTTTTTGAATCTCACTCATCGATTCGCTAGTTTTATCGGTTTGTACAGGCGCATAAGCTATGAACGGGCGTTGACCACTGGCGGGTAATAGCAAGGTTCTGGCACCATACGACCAATGCTTATCTTCTCGTAAATTTAGATTCAAGCGAGAATTAAAGCCACTGCCCAGTACTTCATTAAATCCTTGCATGGCGACTTCATTGTCATTGTTTTTTGGAGCCACAACATGGCCTGCAAAAATAATAGATTGCTCTGAGCCGGGGCGATCGATAAGGTAAACTTTTTCGGCACCAGGTAGAGAGACTGTAGCAATATCTTTTTTCGGCACATCTTTGGCTTGCCATTTAGCAAAGGCTTTACGAACTTTGCTTTCTAATTCATCCATGCTGATGTCACCAACGGCGACTAGAGTCGCATTATTAGGACGCAACCATGTGGCATGAAAATCATTTAACGTTTTAGGTGACATGGCCTTAACTGACGCTTCACTGCCACTGCCTGTTTGCGGCGTACCGTATGGGTGCTCGTCACCATAAATCAGTTTCGGAAATACCCTAAGCGCCATGCCTACCGGTTGAACTTTTTCTTGTTGGATTCTAGCAAGTCGTAGATTTTGTCGACGCTTGAAATTATCTTCAGGGAATGTTGGGTTAATCACCATGTCGGCAAATAAACTTAGGCTATCGTCTAAGTTTTCGGTCAATGCGGACATACTAATATTGGATGTATCTAAGGTTGATGATACCGAGTAATTTGCGCCTAGTGTTTGCAGGCTATCACTGATCTCTAATGCGTCACGGCTTCTGGTGCCTTCTTCGAGCATTTCTAAGGTTAAGCTGGCAGTGCCTGCTAGCTTGCCATGATCGGCGGCATATCCAGCGTCAAAGACTAACTGCATGTTTACCATTGGCACGGTAGAACGTTTGGCTAATACAATGTTTAGTCCATTATCTAAGCTGCGTTTTTCAAAGCTATCAAATGCAACATTTGGCGACTCTTCAGGTTCAGGTAATTTGCTTCGGTCGACTGTATTAGCGGCGGCTTTGCCCTCGTCAAAAGGGTGTATTTCTAGTACATATTGACCTTTATTGATCCATGAGCGCGCCGTATTCAGTAAATCAACCTGATTGGCTTTTTGCCAACGCTGTAATGTCGTTTTGTAAAAATCCGGTTGATTTAAGTACACTTGATTGCGAGCTAAGGTATCGGATTTACCACCAAAGCCACCAACGCGTTCATTGCCACGAATAAACGCTGCTTTACGAGCGGTGACAATACGTTTAACTTCGTCTTTTGTAGGACCTTTTTCAAGTAGTCTGGAGACTTCCTGATTAATGGCGTTTTCCATATCGCTGAGTGATTTGCCCGGCATGGCAGTAGCGATAACACCAAATATGCCAGAAATTTCTAATGGAAACGCAAAAGCTTGTACGTCAGATGCGAGTTGCTCATCTATTACTAAGCGTTTGTATAATCGCGACGACTTACCTTGAGACAAAATACCACTGATTAAATCCAATTGATTGGCTTCAAGCGAGCCGATGCCTGGCATTTTCCATAGCTTGTATAAACGCGCTTGCGGCACGCGATCTTGCATTACGGTGCGCACATCGCCGTCGATGCTGGCAATCCAATCATCATGTTTGGTTAGTGGTGGTCCTGATGGAATATGGCCAAAGTAATGTTCAACGCGTTGTTTGGCATACTCCGGCTCAATATCACCGGCTAGTACAATGGTTGCATTACCTGCACCATAATAGGTTTTAAACCACTGATGTACATCATCAAGACTGGCGGCGTTTAAATCTTCCATAGAGCCAATAACAGAGTGAGCGTATGGGTGGCCGTTGGGGAACATATTTTCAAAAATGGTTATAAAGGCTTTGCCGTATGGTTGGTTTTCACTTTGGCGCTTTTCGTTTTGTACAACGCCACGCTGTTCATCCAATTTGGCCTGATCAACGGCACCCAGTAGGTGTCCCATACGATCAGATTCCATCCATAGTGCCATATCTACGGCATTTTTCGGTACCACTTGGAAATAATTAGTACGGTCGAAATTGGTGGTGCCATTCATACCCGTAGCACCTACGTTATCAAATGGCTTGAAATATTCATCATTATAATTTTCAGAGCCATTAAACATTAAGTGCTCAAATAAATGAGCAAAACCCGTTTTACCCGTTGGTTCATTTTTGGAGCCAACGTGATACCAAACGTTTACTGCAACAACGGGCGCTTTATTGTCGGTGTGAACAATAAGAGTCAGACCATTATCAAGTACATAACGGGTATAGGGAATATCTAGCTCGCTTGCCTTGGCGTTAAAGCCAATTACGCTCAATATGGCACAGAGTAACCATAGCCTGATAGCAAAAAAGTGATGATGCATACGCGTTTCCTTTTATTGTTGTTAGTGGCGTTTTTGCTACCTTGTTAAGTAGCCAATGATTTGTGCTTGATGTTGCGGCACATTGAATTTAACCTTAGTTTTCAGTTTGTTAAATGTCAAAGCCAACTGCGTGGTAACGCCTTTTGTGACCAAATAAGTCGAGACTCAATGAATAAGGAAAAGTGATGATAGATTTTAACAACAAAAGTGTTTTTAAATTAAAGCAAAATCCAGAGTATGGTGAGATGGTGAGCCAGCTATTACTAGAGGGTGAAGAGATTTTAGATGCGTATAAATCGATGCGTGATGGCGTGGTATTTACTAATAAACGCATTATTGCAGTGAATGTGCAGGGCATTACCGGTAGCAAAAAGGATTTTACATCATTACCCTATAAAAATATCGTTGCCTTCTCTGTCGAAACATCGGGAACCTTTGATTTGGACTCAGAGCTTGAAATATATTTTTCAGCACTAGGGCAAGTTAAATTTGAATTTAGCGGTAATGCCAAGACCACAGATATCGCGGCGATAATAGCGAAACACGTCTTATAACGCAGGCCAAAACCGTGTAACGCTAATTAGGTTTTGCATTTTTACAGGGCATACGGTTACTATGGAATGAACACCAGTAACACATTGGTATGATAACCCTAGTGTGATTTACTGTATGCAGTAAAGATTAAAAGGATACCCGCATTTGATGACTGAGCGTCTTAATGCACTGAAAGTGCCGGCGGAGCAACTCGCTGCCGATTTACCCGCAACATTATTTACCAAGTCTCAAGTAGATAGCCAAACGACGCAAAAATTTATCGGCCATGATCGCGCCAAGGAAGCCCTGCGTTTTGGCTTATCTATGACCTCGCCAGGGTTTAATGTTTTTGCTAAAGGCGATCCTGGTACTGGTCGACAAACGTTGATCACACAAATGTTAGCGGAGTTCGCTGCTAATCAGCCTACCGCGGAAGAATGGTGTTATATCAATAACTTTGATGACCCACAGGCGCCCTATAAATTGTATTTAAATGCCGGCGAAGGTAAACAATTACAAAGTAAGATTAATCAATTAATTGACGACTTATTGGATTTGTTTCCGGAAATTTTTGATAACCCGGGTTATCAACGACAAAAAGCCGCAATCGATCGTCAGTTTAATCAACGCTACGACAGCGCCATCGAAGAGCTCGAAGAATATGCTTACAGCAAAGACGTGGTGCTCTATGAAGAAAAAGGCGAAATTAGTTTCGCGCCGTTGGTTGATGGTAAACCGGTCGATGATAAAGAGTTTGCAAAATTAGACGAACAAACGCGTACTGCGTTTTATCAAATGCTTACTGAGCTAGAAACTATGCTCACTGAAAAGCTACTTGAGCTGCCACTGTGGAAGCGTGAATCAGCGATGGCGCTACGTAAACTTAAGTTTGAAACCGCAGAGCAAAGTATTCGACCATTACTTAAAGAGCTTGAACATGAATTTTCAGCGAATTTGGGCGTTCTTAAGTACTTGCGTCAGGTGAAAGATCATATTACCGAAGTCGTCCTTGATATTTTGGTTGATGAAAACTCAGAAAGCTCCCGTGACGACAAAGTTTGTCGCAAGCTATTGAGCGAACGGTTTTTGCCTAATTTATTGGTAACACGAGACGCCGATGAAGGTGCTCCTGTTGTTTATGAGCAAAACCCAACCTATCAAAACTTATTTGGCACCATTGATTACTCATCGATTCAAGGCGCGGTATATACCAATTATCGGTTAATTCGTGCTGGCGCTATGCATCGAGCCAACGGTGGCTACTTATTACTCGATGTTGATAAACTGTTGAATCAACCTTTGGTTTGGCAACGCTTAAAATTAGCCCTAAAAACAGGTGAATTACAAATTGAGCACCCGTATGCGGAAATGAGTATTGGCGGTAGCGTCAGCTTACAAGCCGAAAAAATACCGTTAAAGGTGAAAGTCGTTTTGCTTGGAAACTCTGAGTTGTATTACACCTTGCAAGAGTATGATCAAGAATTTACCGAGCTGTTTCGAGTGCTGGCAGATTTTGATCGCCATGTTGATAAAGACGAAGAAAACTTAAAAGCCTATGCGACGCTAATTCGCCAACATGCAGTCAAACATCAGTACCCAGATGTTAGTGATGCTGCGGTAAGTGCGCTGGTGCGTTTCTCTCTGCGCCAAGCTGAGCATCAAAATAAGTTATCTGCCAATATTGTTAACATCAACGACTTGCTTGATGAAGCCGTGTTTATTTGGCGTAACGATGACAGTCCAAGTATTGAACAAGAGCACGTTGAAGCAGCACTGGCAGCGAAAAAACGTCGCAGTGGTCGCTTGAGTGAAACTTGGTTGCAAGAGATCAAAGAAGAGCAAGTGTTAATATCGACCGACGGCGAAGCGGTTGGTAAAGTTAACGGCTTAACGGTACTTGAAATTGGCGACAGTGTATTTGGTACGCCAGCGCGTATCTCGGCTACGGTCTATGCTGGCGCGCAAGGAGTAACCGATATAGAGCGGGAAGCGGAGTTGGGCAAATCGATTCACTCCAAAGGGGTGTTGTTGCTTATTGGCTATTTGGGCCATAAATATGGCAAAAAATTCCCGCTGTCGATTTCGGCAAATATTGCTATTGAACAATCGTATGGCCATATCGACGGTGACAGTGCATCGATGGCAGAGCTGTGTGCCTTGATATCTTCGATTACCGAATTACCAATTAACCAACAGATCGCTATTACCGGTTCGATGAACCAGCATGGTGGAGTGCAATCGATCGGTGGTGTTAACGAGAAAATCGAAGGTTTTTACCGCTTATGTAAAGACAAAGGCTTAACGGGCGGGCAAGGGGTGATTATCCCGAAAACCAACAAAATGAACTTAATGTTAGATCATGATGTTATTGATGCTGTCAAAGCAGGGCAGTTCAGTATTTATGCGGTAGATCACGTTGATCAAGCGTTAGAGATTTTACTTAACCAACCTGCCGGTGAGATGAAACGTACCGGTACGTATCCGAAAAAGACCATTCATGGTATGGCACAAGATAAGCTGAAAAAGTTATCTGATTTGATAAACGGTGAAGATGAAGAATAACAACTGTTTGTCTACAGGCCTGTTTCACATAGGTACAGCTGGCTAGTGAGATTAACTAACTATTAGTGGTTATCGCTAGCCAGTGTTGGCTAAATGACCAAAAAAATTAAAGTACGCGTCGCGAGATATGTAAAAAATGTTTAAAAACAACTGCTTGTTGTTTTT from Thalassotalea sp. Sam97 harbors:
- the rlmH gene encoding 23S rRNA (pseudouridine(1915)-N(3))-methyltransferase RlmH — translated: MRLTLIAVGNKMPKWITEGFNEYARRFPRDLTFELVEITPGKRGKNADIARILEKEGEQTLAAVPKGARIVTLEVEGKPWTTPQLAKQLHGWQMDGRDVALLVGGPEGLAPACIKASEQKWSLSPLTLPHPMVRVMIAESLYRAWSINNNHPYHRE
- the rsfS gene encoding ribosome silencing factor, encoding MQSQQLVEFVIEQLENMKARDIVTLDVEERASFTDYMVICSGNSTRHVKSIVDNLHTEIKQTDVDTLGLEGGDVGEWCLLDLGDVVVHVMTDECRDFYQLEKLWSEH
- the nadD gene encoding nicotinate-nucleotide adenylyltransferase, which encodes MTSNLNETLGAQRLGIFGGTFDPIHLGHILPCEDLANALTLSHVLLMPAHLPPHKSSTHANAEQRLQMTRLVAEQNPLFVVDARELQRHEPSYTVNSIKELKQQYPTAQLFFFIGTDSLLSLHTWYQIDELFTLCHFVVSTRPGYNSLHVDETIKHRITRNINDVNHLAAGQILMVETRQVDISSTQIRQQLLQKQNCQRFLPSYIADYIEQNQLYQR
- the holA gene encoding DNA polymerase III subunit delta; protein product: MRIYHSQLSKQLSQSLANTFAIFGDEPWQKNDALAQIKQVAKQQGYDELIRFSVEESFDFADVMAEFQSLSLFASLRIIEIDLGSAKLDDKASNILIDIATLQKAQQTDVLLIVHGGKLDSATARKKWFKAIEQAGTYIPVYELEGKGLSIWLNQQCQRLNIKMSHDAQRMLIDFFAGNTPALAQELEKLALLYGQHYLDVDALEQLLIRQAKFTPFQLTDALLAGQLSQIQDMLTQMKHEGIAAQQLIWVLHRQITELEKMHLMLKSGAQQGDVFKQFKVWDKKKPLYQHALATMTLANIKHAKMRLAQVDLISKTASDFDVFILLSDVCISLYHGHATQTLPLDYEYIA
- the lptE gene encoding LPS assembly lipoprotein LptE; the protein is MLLTTHFTKHLKLTISAMLMVSLLTACGFKLRGDYLIPERLQTMYVSSQDPHGELTRVVKQHLTVNDITIIKSVTDDVPHLRILKDSLNRRTLSLFENGQVAEYELTYTVRYEVMINEQERQYYDFNITRSYQDDPNRALAKTRELNLLRKEMRVAAADKILRDLASIKLNG
- the leuS gene encoding leucine--tRNA ligase, giving the protein MEAIYNPQSIESKIQQRWMEKKTFKAQEIEGKEKFYCLSMFPYPSGRLHMGHVRNYTLGDVISRYQRLQGKNVMQPMGWDAFGLPAENAAIKNKAAPAAWTYENIDYMRNQLKSLGFAYDWDREFATCKKEYYRWEQWFFTKLYEKGLVYKKNATVNWDPVDQTVLANEQVIDGRGWRSGAIVEKKEIPQWFIKITDYAEELLNDIDKLDGWPEQVKTMQRNWIGRSEGVEMTFTVADSDEAFDIYTTRPDTVMGVTYVALAAQHPLVLKAAEGNAELTAFIEECKNNQATEAEMATMEKRGVDTGLKAIHPLTGEQVPVWAANFVLMDYGSGAVMSVPGHDQRDYEFAKKYGLAIKQVIAAQEGDDIETAAIVEKNTLVNSDEFDGLDFDAAFKAISDKLVTLGKGKVTVNYRLRDWGVSRQRYWGTPIPMLTLENGESVPVPEDMLPVELPEDVVMDGVTSPIKADPEWAKTTYNGQPALHETDTFDTFMESSWYYARYCSPESTDVMLDPAKANYWLPVDQYIGGIEHAILHLLYSRFFHKLLRDVGLVESDEPFKSLLCQGMVLADTYYREEANGAQTWISPTDVDVERNEKGQVTKAISKLDGEPVISAGMSKMSKSKNNGIDPQQVIEMYGADTVRLFIMFTSPPEQTLEWSDSGVEGAHRFLKRVWKLVHDFVESGDAPALSDVTLESAHKHLRRELHKTIAKVSDDIGRRNTFNTAIAAIMELMNTLAKAKMESDADRAVMKEAVQALVLMLTPITPHLGHELWAIVGDNSEVEDAAWPQVDQSALVEDEKLVIVQVNGKLRAKITVSSTASQEDVEKQALNDENVVKFTDGKTIRKVIYVPGKLVNIVAN
- a CDS encoding zinc ribbon-containing protein, coding for MTEQNQQYQGVFDRLSAWLDKAAPDEMHSIRQWVNKAEEFIDAAADVSVNEYQLSVDSFKNDLLGFYRHYQQDAEESLYLDAVQEGMWQHLANMTDTTQVEWQEFLDDIDHDGVYRSGDVIGFGRLSCNGCGRVVDITHASTVIDCPKCGHNTYSRQLFKRNV
- a CDS encoding M16 family metallopeptidase, with the translated sequence MHHHFFAIRLWLLCAILSVIGFNAKASELDIPYTRYVLDNGLTLIVHTDNKAPVVAVNVWYHVGSKNEPTGKTGFAHLFEHLMFNGSENYNDEYFKPFDNVGATGMNGTTNFDRTNYFQVVPKNAVDMALWMESDRMGHLLGAVDQAKLDEQRGVVQNEKRQSENQPYGKAFITIFENMFPNGHPYAHSVIGSMEDLNAASLDDVHQWFKTYYGAGNATIVLAGDIEPEYAKQRVEHYFGHIPSGPPLTKHDDWIASIDGDVRTVMQDRVPQARLYKLWKMPGIGSLEANQLDLISGILSQGKSSRLYKRLVIDEQLASDVQAFAFPLEISGIFGVIATAMPGKSLSDMENAINQEVSRLLEKGPTKDEVKRIVTARKAAFIRGNERVGGFGGKSDTLARNQVYLNQPDFYKTTLQRWQKANQVDLLNTARSWINKGQYVLEIHPFDEGKAAANTVDRSKLPEPEESPNVAFDSFEKRSLDNGLNIVLAKRSTVPMVNMQLVFDAGYAADHGKLAGTASLTLEMLEEGTRSRDALEISDSLQTLGANYSVSSTLDTSNISMSALTENLDDSLSLFADMVINPTFPEDNFKRRQNLRLARIQQEKVQPVGMALRVFPKLIYGDEHPYGTPQTGSGSEASVKAMSPKTLNDFHATWLRPNNATLVAVGDISMDELESKVRKAFAKWQAKDVPKKDIATVSLPGAEKVYLIDRPGSEQSIIFAGHVVAPKNNDNEVAMQGFNEVLGSGFNSRLNLNLREDKHWSYGARTLLLPASGQRPFIAYAPVQTDKTSESMSEIQKEFTDIQGARPPSDEEVTRAKDKRVLTLPGRWETYDAVLGSLVEMVQFGYPDNYWQQYPQSVRALSKAQIAQAAKDTLHEDKITWVVVGDRSKIEDKIKSLGYQDITYLDADGNAVE